The Thomasclavelia ramosa DSM 1402 genome includes a region encoding these proteins:
- a CDS encoding DUF871 domain-containing protein: protein MHKLGISVYPDKSPKEEVYAYMEKAAKLGFSRIFTCFLSIPEDKRESYLVEFKEFMDKAHELGFEVAADTNPEVFKIIGATPGNLKPFADLGLDIIRLDGNFGTQGDIQITRNPYGIKIEFNASMDMGVELLINHGGNKDQMIMCHNFFPERYSGLDFNLFMEYNRYWKELNLHTAAFVSSNNANTIGPWEVFCGLPTVEIMRGLPIDLQARTLLATGDVDDILIGNYPATDEELEALSKINYQAIEIRVDEVPEITDNEKLIMYDFAPHWDRYDHSSFMLRSSMPRVKFKEKATVQDSGFTSNTEIAGSKSIPHHDCGKKVFTRGDVLIVNDNLAHYRGELEIVLTEIPNDGERNLVATVKEEEMILLDFVTPGHHFVLKK, encoded by the coding sequence ATGCATAAATTAGGAATATCAGTATACCCTGATAAATCACCAAAAGAAGAGGTATACGCTTATATGGAAAAAGCCGCTAAATTAGGGTTTAGTAGAATCTTTACTTGTTTCTTATCAATCCCTGAAGATAAGCGCGAAAGTTATTTAGTAGAATTTAAAGAATTCATGGATAAGGCTCATGAACTAGGGTTCGAAGTAGCAGCTGATACTAACCCTGAAGTATTTAAAATTATTGGAGCTACACCAGGAAATTTAAAACCATTTGCTGATTTAGGATTAGACATCATCCGTTTAGACGGAAACTTTGGGACACAAGGTGATATCCAAATCACACGTAATCCATATGGTATTAAAATTGAATTCAATGCCAGCATGGACATGGGTGTTGAATTACTAATTAATCATGGTGGAAATAAAGATCAAATGATCATGTGCCACAACTTCTTCCCTGAACGTTATTCAGGATTAGATTTCAATCTATTCATGGAATATAACCGTTATTGGAAAGAATTAAACTTACATACAGCTGCTTTTGTTTCTAGCAACAACGCTAATACAATTGGACCATGGGAAGTATTCTGTGGTTTACCTACAGTCGAAATCATGAGAGGTTTACCAATCGACTTACAAGCTCGTACATTATTAGCAACTGGTGACGTTGACGATATCTTAATCGGAAACTATCCGGCTACTGATGAAGAGTTAGAAGCTTTATCAAAAATTAATTATCAAGCAATTGAAATTCGTGTTGATGAAGTACCTGAAATTACTGACAATGAAAAATTGATCATGTATGATTTTGCCCCTCATTGGGATCGTTATGATCACTCATCATTCATGTTACGTTCTTCAATGCCAAGAGTTAAATTTAAAGAAAAAGCTACAGTTCAAGATTCTGGATTTACTTCAAATACAGAAATCGCAGGCAGTAAATCAATCCCTCATCATGATTGTGGTAAAAAAGTGTTCACACGTGGTGATGTCTTGATTGTTAATGATAACTTAGCTCATTATCGTGGTGAATTGGAAATTGTTTTAACAGAAATTCCAAATGATGGTGAACGTAATTTAGTAGCAACAGTTAAAGAAGAAGAAATGATATTATTAGATTTTGTAACACCTGGTCATCACTTCGTTTTAAAAAAATAG
- a CDS encoding GNAT family N-acetyltransferase translates to MLSYLKVENIDNELIEFHLRQKNYYSLEGQVVTREYLINEMRCPDGFDEIDHYIEKCYLEGELVGLVDYQYGYRYSMIHDDECVWIGLFLIDQDKQNCGLGKRLFNDCLKKFKQRCERIQLACLVRNEAGLVFWKKCGFNEIGNSKYGDLPVIVLEKRI, encoded by the coding sequence ATGCTTAGTTATTTAAAAGTAGAGAATATTGATAATGAATTGATTGAATTTCATTTACGTCAAAAGAATTATTATTCTTTGGAAGGACAGGTAGTTACTAGAGAATATCTTATTAATGAGATGCGATGTCCTGACGGTTTTGATGAAATAGATCATTATATAGAAAAATGTTATTTAGAAGGTGAACTAGTTGGATTAGTCGATTATCAATATGGCTATCGTTATTCGATGATTCATGATGATGAATGTGTATGGATTGGATTATTTTTAATTGATCAGGATAAACAAAATTGTGGATTGGGGAAGAGGCTGTTTAATGATTGTTTAAAAAAATTTAAGCAACGTTGTGAACGGATCCAATTGGCTTGTTTAGTGAGGAATGAAGCTGGTTTAGTATTTTGGAAAAAGTGTGGATTTAATGAGATTGGTAATTCTAAATATGGTGATTTACCAGTAATTGTATTAGAGAAAAGAATATAG
- a CDS encoding purple acid phosphatase family protein, translated as MNENLKKRIIVSLATVSAFSSLAMVPLSAYGEYQGNDGTQKLNNGLTSTSDYNDWYNNQWNNQESGEMDTGKIVLTPGAKATDLNFAWYSEETGTPTVKISTNQDMSGAKTVTGSADKINKNNSFKNYTASNKVALKDYLVENMTYYYQYSTNGVDWSDTYTYKTHSFSDYQAVLVGDPQIGASGSNGQGTQDDTDIAVNTYAWNKTLQKALGAGGIAENASFILSAGDQIDYSSSGTNGSGEIIREQEYAGFLYPDVLRSTPLATTIGNHESMVDDYSLHYNNPNASTLGSTESGGDYYYSYGDTLFISLNSNSRNVEEHRQLMKEAVASHEDAKWKVVLFHHDIYGSGSPHSDVDGANLRILFAPLMDEFNIDLCLTGHDHSYARTYQILDGKVIETDGVSENASKAYNPEGTLYIAAGSASGSKFYTLNTVKQYYIAERSNTPEPTFSTIDFSGDSLTIKTYDYNGQKYANDVTLSKDGNAKSIEEMKNEVAAIDTVNVTSGSKNRIDEALIAVNTALDTRDDSTAETELQNKWNTTSDPLNYYGYAQNGFANENSTALKRGYSSLLDKTLYENDSNKAVTTATIDEAYNKLATAKNEVVTKAEFAEVQTKFDQIGSTLAQISIGDKKDQYTRADVDAFKKSIAALKVDFNEATITKTALNELSTQLDTVTNEFLAKKNTEDITTAPIVTPSTTPSKTPVKTTSSKVKTGDDTSINLAGITAFVSLLGIAGTKLFKKRKIEE; from the coding sequence ATGAATGAGAATTTGAAAAAACGTATTATTGTTTCTTTGGCAACAGTATCAGCCTTTTCTAGTTTGGCAATGGTACCATTATCAGCTTATGGTGAATATCAAGGTAATGATGGAACACAAAAACTAAATAATGGGCTGACTAGTACTAGTGATTATAATGATTGGTATAATAACCAATGGAATAATCAAGAATCCGGTGAAATGGATACTGGAAAAATTGTATTGACACCGGGAGCAAAAGCAACTGATCTAAATTTTGCCTGGTACTCAGAAGAAACGGGAACACCAACAGTAAAAATTTCTACCAATCAAGATATGTCAGGAGCAAAAACTGTAACGGGCAGTGCTGACAAGATTAACAAGAACAATAGTTTCAAAAACTATACTGCTAGTAATAAGGTAGCACTTAAAGATTATCTAGTGGAAAATATGACTTACTATTACCAATATAGTACAAACGGTGTTGATTGGAGTGATACATATACTTACAAAACACACAGTTTTAGTGATTATCAGGCAGTATTAGTAGGAGATCCACAAATTGGAGCTTCTGGAAGTAACGGACAAGGTACTCAAGATGATACTGATATTGCAGTTAATACCTATGCATGGAATAAGACATTGCAAAAAGCATTAGGAGCTGGAGGCATTGCAGAAAATGCTAGCTTCATTTTATCAGCAGGAGATCAAATTGATTATTCATCAAGCGGAACTAATGGTTCTGGAGAGATTATAAGAGAACAAGAATATGCAGGTTTCTTATATCCTGATGTGTTGAGAAGTACACCATTAGCAACAACGATTGGTAATCATGAGTCAATGGTCGATGATTACAGTCTTCATTATAATAATCCTAATGCAAGTACATTAGGTTCTACAGAATCTGGTGGAGATTATTATTATAGCTATGGAGATACTCTATTTATTAGTTTAAATAGTAATAGTCGTAATGTTGAAGAACATCGTCAGTTAATGAAAGAAGCTGTAGCTAGTCATGAAGATGCAAAGTGGAAAGTGGTTTTATTCCATCATGATATCTATGGTTCTGGTTCACCGCATTCAGATGTTGATGGGGCTAACTTAAGAATTTTATTTGCGCCATTAATGGATGAATTTAACATTGATTTATGTTTAACAGGTCACGATCATTCTTACGCTCGTACTTATCAAATTCTAGATGGAAAGGTAATTGAAACCGACGGTGTTAGTGAAAATGCTAGTAAAGCATATAATCCAGAAGGAACATTATATATTGCCGCAGGATCTGCTTCAGGAAGTAAATTTTACACATTGAATACAGTTAAACAATATTATATTGCTGAACGTTCTAATACACCAGAACCAACCTTTTCAACAATTGATTTTAGTGGAGATTCTTTAACAATTAAAACTTATGATTACAATGGTCAAAAATATGCAAATGATGTAACTTTATCAAAAGATGGTAATGCTAAATCAATTGAAGAAATGAAGAATGAAGTAGCTGCGATTGATACAGTCAATGTAACAAGTGGCTCTAAAAATAGAATCGATGAAGCTTTAATAGCTGTAAATACTGCTTTAGACACACGTGATGATAGTACAGCTGAAACAGAATTACAAAATAAATGGAATACTACAAGTGATCCATTAAATTATTACGGTTATGCCCAAAATGGTTTTGCAAATGAAAATAGTACTGCCTTAAAACGAGGGTATTCATCTTTATTAGACAAAACGTTATATGAAAATGATAGTAATAAAGCTGTTACAACTGCAACTATCGATGAAGCATATAATAAATTAGCAACAGCTAAAAACGAAGTCGTGACAAAAGCTGAGTTTGCTGAAGTACAGACTAAATTTGATCAAATTGGAAGTACTTTAGCACAAATTAGTATCGGAGATAAAAAAGATCAGTATACTAGAGCAGATGTAGATGCTTTCAAGAAATCAATTGCAGCTTTAAAAGTTGACTTCAATGAAGCAACTATTACTAAGACTGCATTAAATGAATTGAGTACACAATTAGATACAGTGACAAATGAATTTTTAGCAAAGAAAAATACTGAAGATATTACAACAGCTCCAATTGTTACTCCTTCAACAACGCCAAGTAAAACACCAGTAAAAACAACTAGCAGCAAAGTAAAAACTGGTGATGATACGTCAATCAATTTAGCAGGTATTACTGCTTTCGTATCATTGCTAGGAATTGCTGGAACAAAATTATTTAAAAAAAGAAAAATTGAAGAATAG
- a CDS encoding MraY family glycosyltransferase, with the protein MNPSLIMSFVVTMIVSAILIPLVMKAGKELGIVAHKNKRTVHKVEVPRIGGYAIYISSLIGAVIFLKTDPQINAILIAGFLVFFVGLIDDVHDLSPKTKLAVELIAALIVIVYGDIYLKGFDFMPSNWPPIIPGVITVLWIVGITNAINLIDGLDGLSSGISIIVLFTVSMTSLTSGRTDIASLSLVLAGAIMGFLFYNFHPAKIFLGDCGALYIGFMISVISLLGFGYNVSTFFTLGAPIVVLMVPIMDTLIAIIRRKVNHKKFSEADRAHLHHNLMFKLKLGHRKSVLVLYGVTFLFSLTSYIYLYDATLGTLMFVILMFIFELFIETTSMVSQKYKPVLTLANVFIQSDRLPKIKFLERYRANRSEKRKVIDHVVMLCCLLIVIGGAGTYILYSREGASKNNPATVPVETPYIHEEGNELLNDIYVRLDKAYKNNLTSEECQLVASYFAVDYFTLKDKKDGEIGGLDYIYPSLQSEFSSFASKSFYTYRETYPKLEVKNYEIISFAPSKVVIDDLDDNEYYNVLISMEFNRKVDELPKSVNIVLVLDNDRFYVVGVDNA; encoded by the coding sequence ATGAATCCTAGTTTGATTATGTCATTTGTTGTAACTATGATCGTTTCAGCCATTCTAATTCCGCTAGTTATGAAGGCGGGTAAAGAATTAGGAATCGTAGCACACAAAAATAAGCGAACAGTTCATAAGGTCGAAGTACCTCGAATCGGTGGATATGCAATTTACATCAGTTCCTTAATTGGGGCGGTCATCTTTTTAAAGACTGATCCTCAAATCAATGCAATTCTAATTGCTGGTTTCTTGGTATTCTTTGTAGGTTTGATTGATGATGTTCATGATTTATCACCGAAAACGAAATTAGCAGTTGAATTGATTGCAGCACTGATTGTTATTGTATATGGTGATATATATTTAAAAGGTTTTGATTTTATGCCGAGTAATTGGCCACCGATTATTCCAGGGGTTATAACAGTTTTATGGATTGTAGGGATTACTAATGCAATCAATTTAATTGATGGATTAGATGGATTGTCATCTGGAATATCAATTATTGTCTTGTTTACTGTTTCAATGACTTCGCTTACGAGTGGAAGAACTGATATTGCTTCGTTGTCATTAGTTTTAGCAGGGGCAATTATGGGATTTTTATTTTATAATTTTCATCCAGCTAAGATTTTTTTAGGAGATTGTGGTGCTTTATATATTGGTTTTATGATTTCTGTTATTTCATTATTAGGTTTTGGTTATAATGTATCGACATTTTTTACCTTAGGGGCACCGATTGTTGTTTTGATGGTTCCGATAATGGATACGTTGATTGCAATCATTCGACGAAAAGTTAATCATAAAAAATTTAGTGAAGCTGATCGGGCGCATTTACATCATAATTTAATGTTCAAATTGAAACTAGGGCATCGTAAAAGTGTTTTAGTTTTATACGGTGTTACTTTTTTGTTCTCTTTAACATCATATATTTATCTATATGATGCAACTTTAGGAACTTTAATGTTTGTCATTCTAATGTTTATTTTCGAATTATTCATTGAAACAACAAGTATGGTAAGTCAAAAGTATAAACCGGTATTAACATTAGCAAATGTCTTTATTCAGAGCGACCGCTTGCCTAAGATTAAATTCTTAGAAAGATATCGGGCTAATCGCAGTGAAAAACGAAAAGTTATTGATCATGTTGTAATGCTTTGTTGTTTACTCATAGTAATTGGGGGAGCAGGTACTTATATTCTTTATAGTCGTGAAGGAGCTTCTAAAAATAACCCTGCGACGGTTCCTGTTGAGACGCCGTATATACATGAGGAAGGAAATGAGCTTTTAAATGATATATATGTTCGACTTGATAAAGCTTATAAAAATAATTTAACAAGCGAGGAATGTCAATTAGTAGCATCTTATTTTGCTGTTGATTATTTTACTTTAAAAGATAAAAAAGATGGTGAAATTGGTGGTTTAGATTATATTTATCCAAGCTTGCAGAGTGAATTTAGCTCATTTGCTTCAAAATCATTTTATACATATAGAGAAACGTATCCAAAATTAGAAGTTAAGAATTATGAAATTATTTCTTTTGCACCATCTAAGGTAGTGATTGATGATCTAGATGATAATGAATATTATAACGTATTAATCTCAATGGAATTCAATCGTAAGGTTGACGAATTACCTAAAAGTGTAAATATAGTTTTAGTTTTAGATAATGATCGTTTTTATGTAGTTGGTGTTGATAATGCTTAG
- a CDS encoding YibE/F family protein has product MKELLKEFKQLSKKEKIGHFGVWLAILAFLIFLYFFNNAVEKTPLMDQEGAVFEKARVTEIISENRTENGLQQGTQIVNTEILSGDYKGQIVETTNIDSYLYGADCKVGTRVIVQLSEYNGTLSASVYNYDRTNTLYTMVAIFLILLVVIGKRKGFTSALGLIFTFICIIFLYLPMLYLGFSPFFSAVAVVVLTTLVTMYFIGGFSMKTLCSVLGTIAGVVVAGIFASSFGALGHVSGYNVNDIETLLYIGQNSKLDISGLLFSGILIASLGAVMDVAMSISTTIEEIKYHNPNISRKDLFKSGIKIGGDMMGTMSNTLILAFTGGSLSTLVVFYAYDMPFLQMFNSYDMGIEIIQGIAGSLGVILTVPFVSIIAAILMTKKKKGDFPK; this is encoded by the coding sequence ATGAAAGAGTTATTAAAAGAATTTAAACAGTTAAGTAAAAAAGAAAAAATAGGTCATTTTGGAGTCTGGCTGGCAATTTTAGCATTTTTAATTTTTTTATATTTTTTTAATAATGCTGTTGAAAAAACACCATTGATGGATCAAGAAGGTGCTGTATTTGAAAAAGCCCGAGTGACTGAAATTATATCTGAAAATCGTACAGAAAATGGACTTCAGCAAGGAACGCAAATAGTGAATACGGAGATTTTGTCAGGTGATTATAAAGGTCAAATAGTAGAGACTACGAATATTGATAGTTATTTGTACGGTGCTGATTGTAAGGTGGGAACTAGGGTGATAGTGCAGCTTAGTGAATATAATGGAACCTTAAGTGCTAGTGTTTATAATTATGATCGCACTAATACACTATATACAATGGTCGCAATTTTTTTGATTTTATTAGTTGTAATCGGTAAACGAAAAGGTTTTACCTCAGCTTTAGGATTAATTTTTACATTTATTTGTATTATCTTTTTATATCTGCCGATGTTGTATTTAGGTTTTTCACCGTTTTTTAGTGCAGTTGCTGTAGTTGTTTTAACGACTCTTGTAACAATGTATTTTATAGGTGGCTTTTCAATGAAAACTTTATGTTCGGTACTAGGAACGATTGCGGGGGTCGTTGTAGCAGGAATCTTTGCAAGCAGTTTTGGGGCACTTGGGCATGTTAGCGGCTATAATGTTAATGATATTGAAACGTTACTTTATATAGGACAAAACAGTAAATTAGATATTAGTGGTCTTTTATTTTCAGGTATTTTAATTGCTTCGCTTGGAGCAGTAATGGATGTAGCTATGTCAATTTCAACTACGATTGAGGAAATTAAATATCACAATCCTAATATCTCACGTAAAGATTTATTTAAAAGTGGTATTAAAATAGGTGGAGACATGATGGGAACGATGTCAAATACTTTAATTTTAGCTTTTACAGGTGGCTCTTTAAGTACATTAGTTGTTTTTTATGCTTATGATATGCCGTTTTTACAAATGTTCAATTCCTATGATATGGGAATTGAGATCATTCAAGGTATTGCAGGGTCATTGGGAGTCATTCTAACAGTTCCATTTGTTTCGATAATTGCTGCGATTTTAATGACAAAAAAGAAAAAAGGAGATTTTCCAAAATAG
- the secG gene encoding preprotein translocase subunit SecG, translating to MFGTILNVLLVVISIALIILCLLQSGKSDGIVNALTGQSSNLFAQQKERGADLVMTRVTTGLAIAFFVIAIILRMS from the coding sequence ATGTTTGGGACTATTCTAAATGTTTTATTAGTTGTTATTTCAATAGCACTTATTATATTATGTCTATTACAAAGTGGTAAATCTGATGGAATTGTAAATGCTTTAACTGGTCAAAGCTCAAACTTGTTTGCACAGCAAAAAGAACGTGGTGCAGATTTAGTGATGACAAGAGTTACTACTGGTTTAGCAATTGCATTTTTCGTTATTGCAATCATTCTAAGAATGTCATAA
- a CDS encoding Cof-type HAD-IIB family hydrolase, translating to MTKVLFFDIDGTLTDTHGGLPEIPAGAQRKMKELQERGYLLFLASGRPYAFIPEILTNFGFDGAVLCNGAHVEMNGQFIYHQPTDLKKTIDLVNHLDENNFEYIIETKRGAYLDPSFKVLEKFFISCNINEEFLIEDFNREDIIAECLKLEVSVPDEHQAKIEEIILNDFNYDKHGTDNAFEIYSNVISKATGVQKVLEYLNLNVQDSYAFGDGLNDLEMIQTVGTGVAMGNAVDELKAVSDLVCDSVHNNGLEKVLNDLFG from the coding sequence ATGACAAAAGTACTATTTTTTGATATTGATGGAACATTAACAGATACGCATGGGGGATTGCCAGAAATTCCAGCCGGAGCCCAACGAAAAATGAAGGAATTACAAGAACGAGGTTATTTGTTATTTTTAGCAAGTGGTCGTCCTTATGCTTTTATTCCTGAGATTTTAACAAACTTTGGATTTGATGGTGCTGTTTTGTGTAACGGAGCACATGTGGAAATGAATGGACAATTTATTTATCATCAGCCTACAGATTTAAAAAAGACGATTGATTTAGTAAATCATCTGGATGAAAATAATTTTGAATATATTATTGAAACAAAACGTGGAGCATATTTAGATCCGAGTTTTAAAGTTTTAGAAAAGTTTTTCATAAGTTGTAATATTAATGAAGAATTTTTAATTGAAGACTTTAATAGAGAAGATATAATTGCAGAATGCTTAAAATTAGAGGTTAGTGTACCCGATGAGCATCAAGCAAAGATTGAAGAAATTATCTTAAATGATTTTAACTATGATAAACATGGAACAGATAATGCTTTTGAAATCTATTCTAATGTTATTTCAAAAGCTACTGGGGTACAAAAAGTCCTTGAATATTTAAATTTGAATGTTCAAGATAGTTATGCTTTTGGCGACGGTTTAAATGATTTAGAGATGATTCAAACAGTTGGAACAGGAGTTGCAATGGGAAATGCTGTTGATGAATTAAAAGCTGTTAGCGATTTGGTTTGTGATTCGGTTCATAATAATGGACTTGAAAAAGTTTTAAATGATTTATTTGGATAA